Proteins co-encoded in one Yamadazyma tenuis chromosome 1, complete sequence genomic window:
- the MSI1 gene encoding Chromatin assembly complex, subunit 3 (EggNog:ENOG503NUDB; COG:B), whose protein sequence is MSTIIDAPLATDPDSGPLLDQQAHSNYRIWKKNTPFLYDYISTHALLWPSMTIQFFPDLDKPSDNQIPPTTQQSKDIDHNVVYQRLLLGTFTSNQAVDSISILQLPYYDNLNKHLNIDKLNYNPDKSEFEMTTVPKKKMSMLQKINHLGDVNKLVYMPQNPDVLVSGNDYGSLVIYDRTKHSSYKNTSDSEDINKPQLTLQSSNQGEGEQIFAVDWNKQKEGTIVSGKMNGSVNIHDIKSSFTSTDSTDIHPLRTYDCFFHGVNDVQWVPDHEAIFAFVDEGGAFKLVDTRTTGSTAIDRSITQGPANTLSFNPQNSAYTVIGDGSGNISVWDIRNIKHSGSEVLTIQKAHDEVITRVKWHPKFHSVFGSSSGDKTVKIFDVGQCEKNNGMVFVHSGHMLGVNDFDWSLHDDWMVGSVADDNSLHVWKPSYDIVKGYK, encoded by the coding sequence ATGAGCACAATTATTGATGCTCCTTTAGCCACAGACCCTGATAGCGGGCCGTTACTCGACCAGCAAGCACATTCAAACTACAGGATATGGAAGAAAAACACACCCTTCTTATACGACTACATTTCCACTCACGCTTTGCTCTGGCCGTCCATGACGATTCAGTTCTTTCCAGACTTGGACAAACCATCCGACAACCAGATACCGCCCACCACCCAACAGTCCAAAGATATAGATCATAATGTCGTGTATCAGCGGTTGTTATTGGGGACTTTCACCTCAAACCAGGCAGTGGACAGTATTTCGATATTGCAGTTGCCGTACTacgacaacttgaacaagcaCTTGAACATCGACAAATTGAACTACAATCCTGATAAACTGGAATTCGAAATGACCACTgttcccaagaagaagatgtcGATGCTACAGAAAATCAACCATCTCGGAGAcgtcaacaagttggtgtaCATGCCACAGAACCCAGATGTGCTTGTCAGTGGGAACGATTATGGATCGTTGGTGATATACGATCGAACCAAGCATTCGAGCTACAAGAATACCAGCGACTCGGAGGACATTAACAAACCTCAACTAACGTTACAGTCCTCGAACCAAGGTGAGGGAGAACAAATCTTTGCTGTAGACTGGAACAAACAGAAGGAAGGAACCATCGTGTCGGGGAAAATGAACGGGAGTGTTAACATCCACGATATCAAAAGTCTGTTCACGAGCACGGACTCTACTGACATCCATCCGCTTCGGACCTATGACTGCTTTTTTCATGGAGTGAATGATGTGCAGTGGGTTCCGGACCACGAAGCGATTTTTGCATTTGTAGATGAAGGTGGTGCATTCAAACTTGTCGACACCAGAACCACTGGCTCGACGGCCATTGACAGATCAATAACACAGGGCCCTGCCAATACGCTAAGCTTTAACCCCCAAAACCTGGCATACACGGTAATTGGTGATGGGTCTGGAAATATCCTGGTGTGGGACATAAGGAATATCAAGCATAGCGGTTCTGAAGTGTTGACCATACAGAAAGCGCACGATGAGGTGATCACTCGGGTGAAATGGCATCCGAAGTTCCATAGTGTgtttggttcttcttctggtgaTAAGACcgtcaagatctttgatGTCGGCCAGTGCGAGAAGAACAATGGAATGGTGTTTGTGCACAGTGGACACATGCTTGGAgtcaatgactttgacTGGTCATTGCATGATGACTGGATGGTTGGAAGTGTAGCGGACGACAACTCTTTACACGTATGGAAGCCTTCGTATGATATAGTCAAAGGATACAAGTGA
- a CDS encoding uncharacterized protein (COG:S; EggNog:ENOG503P59A) — protein MFGTENQEIEQYNTSVDINKLPMFTRPELAAYDGSHKPEIYLAIRGFVYDVTSNPKNYGPGKSYHKLVGRDVTRLLGLNKLVIRKDGDEAVDTWSTDDFSDKQHQAVDKWIQFFRKRLFLVLYDEVGKPVKNKMKGTNTTFTCGTEFCTSTESEPSYVQTVSMFIDCNSSGCVVSDLSAGTKVSYEFEDSDDYIEIDVYGSAEINGDKNEV, from the exons ATGTTTGGCACGGAGAACCAAGAGATTGAGCAGTATAACACGTCAGTCGACATCAATAAACTCCCAATGTTCACCCGACCGGAGCTAGCGGCGTATGACGGTTCCCACAAGCCCGAAATCTATTTAGCGATAAGAGGATTCGTGTACGATGTCACGtccaaccccaaaaacTATGGGCCTGGCAAGTCGTATCACAAATTGGTAGGCAGAGATGTCACCCGGTTGTTGGGGCtaaacaagttggtgatacGAAAGGATGGTGACGAGGCGGTAGATACCTGGAGCACAGATGATTTCAGTGATAAGCAGCATCAGGCGGTGGACAAGTGGATCCAGTTTTTTCGCAAGCG GTTATTTTTAGTATTATACGACGAAGTTGGTAAACCAGTGAAGAATAAAATGA AGGGAACTAACACGACGTTTACTTGTGGTACTGAATTTTGTACATCTACTGAAAGTGAACCAAGTTATGTGCAAACAGTGTCCATGTTTATCGACTGTAACAGTTCAGGTTGTGTTGTGAGCGACTTATCTGCGGGGACAAAGGTTAGTTATGAATTCGAAGACAGTGATGACTATATTGAAATTGATGTATATGGTTCAGCCGAGATAAATGGGGATAAAAACGAAGTGTAA
- the ATP4 gene encoding atp4 subunit B of the stator stalk of mitochondrial F1F0 ATP synthase (COG:C; EggNog:ENOG503P03P; BUSCO:EOG09264PE5), with translation MNRFAVRALAPTVRMAARPAPIGLRYMSTPVEPKQKATSIVDAMPGNNYLSKTGFLATSAAAAVYGISNELIIIHDETILVATFAAFVALCAKAVAPLYTEWADGEVKKVNQLLNESRAKHISAVNDRITSVSQLKDVVDTTKQLFAISKETAELEAKSFELKQKAAVVAEAKSTLDSWVRFEQQQRQLEQDQLIKSVLDKVNKEIENPKFQERVLAESVAEVEKLFAKA, from the exons ATGAACAGATTCGCCGTTAGAGCCTTAGCTCCAACCGTCAGAATGGCTGCCAGACCAGCACC AATTGGTTTGCGTTACATGTCCACACCCGTTGAACCAAAACAAAAGGCCACTTCTATCGTCGATGCCATGCCCGGTAACAACTACTTGTCCAAGACCGGCTTCTTAGCCACCAGTGCTGCTGCCGCCGTGTACGGAATCTCCAACGAATTGATTATTATTCACGATGAAACCATTTTGGTAGCCACTTTCGCTGCCTTCGTTGCCTTGTGTGCTAAGGCTGTGGCCCCATTGTACACCGAATGGGCTGACGGTGAAGTGAAGAAGGTCAACCAATTGTTGAACGAATCCAGAGCAAAGCACATTTCTGCCGTGAACGACAGAATCACCTCTGTTTCCCAATTGAAGGATGTGGTTGACACCACCAAGCAATTGTTTGCCATTTCCAAGGAAACCGCCGAGTTGGAAGCCAAGTCTTTTGAATTGAAGCAAAAGGCTGCGGTTGTGGCCGAAGCCAAATCCACTTTGGACTCATGGGTCAGATTCGAACAACAACAGAGACAATTGGAACAAGACCAATTAATCAAGTCTGTGTTGGATAAGGTCAACAAGGAAATCGAGAACCCTAAGTTCCAAGAAAGAGTATTGGCTGAATCGGTTGCTGAGGTTGAAAAGTTATTCGCCAAGGCTTAA
- a CDS encoding uncharacterized protein (COG:A; BUSCO:EOG09264G1F; EggNog:ENOG503NWQV): MQQPDQSERYPAAIQKLFRPRLPLPFIPPTDYASNTRKTASITPISAYALLIRNYVDQELPQIEAERQSPDKTPFQIQAEKTQRRRLDIQKSRQRQLTDWNNPELLLQNEKDFMKDPYRTVFVSRLDYSLGEIDVSKHFSRFGPIESVRIIRSSSTGKSRGYGFIVFEKDTDAKSCIRELAPTGLKIGPGSRTILVDMERGRLVRNWLPRRLGGGLGGRHYTKPNSRFSTNASAAASGRKLNLSMNPYQQEFKPRSSAPPGASAVPSQTAFTSHPGFSTTTTTKPSASTSAKDRYGKYSSYAPQSAASSAQRSSKSIRQPK; this comes from the coding sequence ATGCAACAGCCAGATCAGTCCGAACGGTACCCTGCCGCCATTCAGAAGCTCTTCCGGCCACGGCTCCCTCTACCGTTCATCCCACCCACCGACTATGCCAGCAATACTCGAAAAACTGCCTCCATAACCCCCATTCTGGCCTATGCCTTACTCATACGAAACTACGTGGACCAGGAGCTACCACAAATCGAAGCCGAGCGCCAGTCGCCTGACAAAACACCCTTCCAGATCCAGGCCGAGAAGACTCAGCGCCGCCGCCTCGACATCCAGAAATCCCGCCAGCGGCAGCTTACAGACTGGAATAACCCCgaacttcttctccaaaacGAAAAAGACTTCATGAAAGACCCGTACCGTACGGTGTTTGTGTCACGGTTGGACTACTCGCTCGGGGAGATCGACGTTTCCAAGCACTTCTCCCGGTTCGGGCCCATCGAATCCGTCAGAATCATCCGAAGCTCATCTACCGGCAAATCTAGAGGATACGGGTTTATagtgtttgaaaaagacaCCGATGCCAAAAGTTGCATACGTGAGCTAGCACCAACCGGCCTTAAGATCGGACCCGGCTCCCGTACTATCTTGGTCGACATGGAGCGAGGACGACTTGTGCGCAACTGGCTCCCCAGACGTCTCGGCGGTGGACTAGGAGGAAGACACTACACCAAACCCAACTCGCGGTTTTCGACCAACGCCTCAGCCGCCGCCTCGGGAAGAaaattgaacttgtccATGAACCCTTACCAGCAGGAGTTCAAACCGAGGTCGTCTGCCCCTCCAGGCGCATCTGCGGTCCCATCTCAAACTGCATTCACATCGCATCCAGGGTTTTCAACTACCACTACAACCAAACCACTGGCTTCCACGTCGGCGAAGGACCGCTACGGCAAGTACTCGCTGTATGCACCGCAATCTGCCGCCAGCTCGGCTCAGCGCTCTAGCAAAAGCATTAGACAACCTAAATAG
- a CDS encoding uncharacterized protein (EggNog:ENOG503P6DJ) translates to MDAGTAAYTNKTRSPNTHRGDFGNNPVASHQQMYQSQYTSTNDLISPNFSMTSQSHMPGSRKASMTSVSAMSMNKLFRRNKGVDGGMAQFDEEKGADIQDLTGSVSFDDISHIRDRGPYGMTGTKTLDTTPIIPMVSTGGSSKNNIQYRKQMNHQMKMHLTNGARAMSLAGGNPMSNQNQDPRAMSFNSFSNGNPPRTMSMGMPQGSSTPNGPRAMSLRTGNPMQGYMPSGVPIHMNQMQMGMNPNMPRSMSMTNQNPMMNGVPMHGQMNARIPMNGMPTTNSQMVNGQSYGQPMMNGQMMSGQMMNGQMMSGQMMNGQMMNGQMYGQPMMNGYPMNGHPNGQMNSQIYVQGGNLSTPDNHNSSDSLMNVVEEREEEDQHTLNDVNSQTSKSRRIPPPLALEENEDDDDMVYKFDNEEDTDAFSLSRKSTLKKSNSMRLRKLNLFNNNDIEEETLPNTPTNSSPLNGYVNSNETSPSFNIRQSREMDVLSKSGSDEINKHLYGNQDKFNQLGATAVNESTSSDVYYTANDLNSPTKNLPSPNIRDSFTSKDSGKSASLQNTSTPEDSNKTIDVDLTSDIDTENEDDDTWNGTSSPKPISKQQSIRSLTENTAFHNFRSASFGKSSQLSNQVENVQIKSNDSSVKSSSSASKENYQTNPSTANTSSVNIEKAEIEKADMKNITDSTLVESPGNESIEIKTSEVVGAKEKRGSRINIFKRLSKSKRGSIAEDEDSFHESSARSSKRNSLTSTPTSSRRNSARRISLQAPPPVINPTPVKFTKEELGIMTANNDLLNELELVTTELASSIRRELKLESQIRKPSQGNSQGTASGVLEKEIREKSKALSDLQDKLTKERRLRFISEEHALLMEHGQTPSPLKLNYEKTELHRQLILKNDLCNQLQDKLNEYQSREDEISNQQMTTKEDTNLLNRYNELLKENAELKLSVVPELEKRLATLETNSQNLSPNRSPNLSPTHLPKNQRVLSLVQNSSFTSFNDSYNEDMNQSEDQFEINSLKKQRDDLREVVTKLNSSHSYEMKLASEKLKMLESRLKEQMSMNEKLRERYGNSSIASSSLNAKGGKLQGFTIVSPTKSLFDD, encoded by the coding sequence ATGGACGCTGGAACCGCCGCCTATACAAATAAAACCCGGTCCCCCAACACGCATCGAGGAGACTTTGGAAACAACCCAGTGGCAAGCCATCAACAGATGTATCAACTGCAATACACCAGTACCAACGACCTAATAAGCCCCAATTTCTCCATGACATCTCAGTCGCACATGCCAGGGTCAAGGAAGGCATCCATGACGTCTGTATCGGCCATGTCGATGAACAAGCTCTTCCGGAGGAATAAAGGAGTAGACGGAGGGATGGCTcaatttgatgaagaaaagggTGCAGATATTCAGGACTTGACGGGCAGCGTCTcgtttgatgatatttcCCATATCCGAGATAGAGGCCCCTACGGCATGACTGGAACCAAAACGTTAGACACTACTCCCATTATTCCTATGGTGAGCACCGGAGGTTCCTCCAAAAATAACATCCAGTATAGAAAACAGATGAACCACCAGATGAAGATGCACTTGACCAACGGAGCACGGGCCATGTCGTTGGCCGGCGGTAATCCCATGTCAAATCAGAACCAAGATCCAAGAGCCATgtccttcaactcgtttAGCAACGGCAATCCTCCTAGAACCATGTCGATGGGGATGCCGCAGGGCAGTAGTACTCCCAATGGCCCGCGTGCCATGTCCTTACGGACGGGCAACCCAATGCAAGGGTATATGCCCAGTGGGGTGCCCATACATATGAACCAGATGCAAATGGGAATGAACCCGAACATGCCCCGATCAATGTCCATGACCAACCAGAACCCGATGATGAACGGAGTACCGATGCACGGGCAGATGAATGCACGGATTCCTATGAATGGGATGCCTACGACAAACAGTCAAATGGTGAATGGGCAACTGTACGGCCAACCAATGATGAACGGTCAAATGATGAGTGGACAAATGATGAATGGTCAAATGATGAGTGGACAAATGATGAATGGACAAATGATGAATGGACAAATGTATGGCCAGCCAATGATGAATGGGTACCCGATGAACGGTCACCCCAACGGGCAAATGAACAGTCAGATATACGTTCAAGGTGGAAATCTTTCCACCCCAGACAACCACAACTCAAGCGATTCTCTCATGAACGTGGTCGAGGAAAGAGAAGAGGAAGACCAGCATACTTTAAATGATGTGAACTCCCAAACATCAAAGTCAAGACGTATTCCTCCTCCTTTggctttggaagaaaacgaagatgacgatgataTGGTTTACAAATTTgacaatgaagaagacacTGATGCTTTCCTGCTTTCTAGAAAATCcacattgaagaagagtaaCTCCATGAGATTGCggaagttgaacttgttcaacaataatgaTATCGAGGAAGAAACTCTACCTAATACTCCAACAAACAGTAGTCCCCTCAACGGCTACGTAAACAGCAATGAAACGTCTCCTTCGTTCAATATCAGACAAAGTAGGGAAATGGATGTTTTAAGTAAGAGCGGAAgtgatgaaatcaacaagcATTTATACGGCAACCAGGATaaattcaaccaattggGAGCCACTGCCGTTAACGAGTCCACTTCCAGTGATGTTTACTACACGGCCAATGATCTCAACTCCCCTACTAAGAATTTACCATCTCCTAATATCCGGGACTCATTTACTTCTAAAGATAGCGGAAAAAGTGCTTCTTTACAAAACACCTCGACTCCCGAAGATTCAAACAAGACTATAGACGTGGACTTGACTAGTGATATTGATACTGagaatgaagatgacgataCCTGGAACGGAACAAGCTCGCCTAAGCCAATCAGCAAGCAACAGTCAATAAGATCTTTGACTGAAAACACTGCTTTCCACAATTTTAGAAGTGCTTCATTTGGAAAGTCATCGCAGCTTTCcaaccaagttgaaaacGTTCAAATAAAGAGCAACGATTCTTCGGTAAAGAGTAGCCTGAGTGCCTCAAAGGAAAACTACCAAACGAATCCTTCTACTGCCAATACTTCATCGGTCAACATTGAAAAGGCTGAAATCGAAAAGGCTGATATGAAAAACATCACTGACTCTACATTAGTTGAAAGCCCTGGCAATGAGAGCATCGAGATCAAGACGTCGGAAGTAGTAGGTGCAAAGGAGAAACGGGGTTCGAGGATAAACATTTTCAAGAGACTCTCCAAGTCTAAAAGAGGAAGTATTgcagaagatgaagacagTTTCCACGAAAGTTCAGCTCGTTCATCTAAACGTAACTCTTTGACTTCCActccaacatcatcaagaCGTAATAGTGCCAGACGTATTTCATTACaagcaccaccaccagttATCAACCCAACTCCTGTGAAGTTTACGAAAGAAGAGTTGGGAATCATGACTGCCAACAATGACTTGCTTAAcgaattggaattggtcACAACTGAATTGGCATCATCTATCAGAAGagaattgaagttggaatcTCAGATCAGAAAGCCTTCACAAGGCAATTCTCAAGGCACAGCTTCAggtgttttggaaaaagagATTAGAGAAAAGCTGAAGGCCCTCAGTGACCTTCAAGACAAGctcaccaaagaaagaagattAAGATTCATCAGCGAAGAACATgctttgttgatggagCACGGCCAGACTCCAAGcccattgaagttgaactaCGAGAAGACCGAGTTGCACCGacaattgattttgaagaacgaTTTATGCAACCAATTGCAGgataagttgaatgaaTATCAATCaagagaagatgaaatatCCAACCAACAAATgaccaccaaagaagacaCCAATTTACTTAACAGATATAATGAACTCTTGAAGGAGAATGccgagttgaagttgagtgTGGTGCCAGAACTTGAGAAGAGATTGGCTACTTTGGAAACGAACTCACAGAACTTATCACCCAACAGATCTCCGAACTTGAGTCCAACTCATCTCCCCAAGAACCAGAGAGTCTTGTCATTGGTGCAAAATTCCAGCTTTACGTCGTTCAACGACTCTTACAACGAAGACATGAACCAATCGGAAGACCAATTCGAAatcaactccttgaagaaacaaagaGATGACCTTAGAGAAGTGGTTACCAAATTGAACTCTAGTCATAGTTATGAGATGAAATTGGCCagtgaaaagttgaagatgctaGAGAGTAGATTGAAAGAACAGATGAGCATGAACGAGAAGCTTAGAGAAAGATACGGAAACTCGTCCATTGCAAGCAGTTCTCTCAATGCTAAAGGAGGCAAGCTTCAGGGTTTCACTATAGTTTCCCCTACGAAGAGCTTATTTGACGATTAA
- a CDS encoding uncharacterized protein (COG:U; EggNog:ENOG503P1Z6), translating into MSSETHTGTKRSLDTGDGDTKRLKPEPGLSTSTDDLESLKQSIKAELLASFEDKFAAIHSELNDLKNKYNSLIKPNPPPLPPRDTSTVATAPTFGAVSKPPVLNRVSENGTPELSKPKHTFGGTSFDFKPAVATPTTSLADENRVTDTPKDKSDGSTNSTPGKHVFGATTSFGNASVLNKMAERKNVFADLPSSASVNAGSASSFGANTKFSNAFRNSTAKKSFLDEEPQKDSEEEPQDGQPSQQYKQVDLEPVKNTTGEEDEKSHFNSLCKLFELDFEHMKDGWKERGLGQIHLNQSIKDPTQVRLVMRSHGLLRVILNSKITKNTETHKGLEASLTPGKFFRFNAVNECGQPVQYLLKFSNEGLRDDLVEKIENLKDQMEK; encoded by the coding sequence ATGTCTCTGGAAACCCATACTGGCACCAAAAGGAGCCTTGATACCGGAGACGGTGATACTAAGCGGTTAAAGCCGGAGCCTGGCTTATCGACTTCCACAGATGACTTGGAGTCGTTGAAACAGCTGATAAAAGCCGAACTTCTAGCatcttttgaagacaagTTCGCCGCCATACACAGTGAACTAAACgacttgaaaaacaaaTACAACCTGCTCATCAAACCAAACCCGCCCCCATTGCCACCACGTGACACATCCACAGTGGCCACCGCCCCCACCTTTGGCGCTGTCTCGAAACCTCCGGTGTTGAATCGAGTTTCTGAGAATGGAACCCCAGAACTATCCAAACCAAAACACACATTTGGCGGAACCCTGTTCGACTTCAAGCCCGCTGTCGCTACCCCCACAACTTCGTTAGCCGACGAAAACCGAGTCACAGATACTCCAAAGGACAAGTCTGATGGCTCTACCAACTCCACTCCTGGTAAACATGTGTTTGGAGCTACCACGTCATTCGGCAACGCTTCtgtgttgaacaaaatggcGGAAAGAAAGAACGTCTTTGCCGACTTACCGTCTTCGGCTTCTGTCAATGCGGGCCTGGCCTCTTCGTTCGGtgccaacaccaaattTTCCAATGCATTCCGCAACTCTACTGCAAAGAAATCGTTTTTAGACGAGGAGCCACAAAAAGActcagaagaagaacctcAGGATGGCCAGCCTTCTCAGCAGTACAAACAAGTGGACTTGGAGCCcgtcaaaaacaccacGGGtgaggaagatgaaaagtCACATTTCAACTCACTTTGTAAGTTGTTTGAACTCGACTTTGAACATATGAAGGACGGGTGGAAAGAACGTGGGTTGGGCCAGATACATTTGAACCAGTCGATCAAAGATCCTACACAGGTGAGGTTGGTGATGAGGTCGCACGGGTTATTGCGAGTGATATTAAActccaagatcaccaagaatACCGAAACTCACAAGGGGCTAGAGGCCAGCTTGACACCTGGAAAGTTCTTTCGGTTCAATGCGGTTAATGAGTGTGGGCAGCCAGTGCAgtatttgttgaagttttctAACGAGGGACTTCGAGATGACTTGGTGGAGAAGATTGAGAATTTAAAGGACCAGATGGAGAAGTAG
- a CDS encoding alpha/beta-hydrolase (EggNog:ENOG503NWUT; COG:I,O) encodes MHINWLLRPLLLVTSGNSIADELNLASGPSASVYIEKAFAPAQNPNTQMGIYDRRRPVVIWHGLGDNYNSSGIRHMEELIGQFHPEVEVYRIRLDNDSSKDEQSSLVGDMNKNIQSVCEQIGNMSELVDGFDGLGNSQGGLFLRALHERCDAVNIHNLVTFGSPHMGVMDLPLCSDPHDWVCRQRNNLLKKQVWFSSVQHSVIPAQYFRDPYDLEKYMKYSSFLADINNESLETYHSKYTQKMRQLNKFVLVQFLDDTTVVPKTSAQFGDIDRDTGAVIPLRFTDMYKYDVLGLKTLDKKGALELLDLEGPHMQLTDPFLVNIINDYLGTTRTIENLIMTSLEEEARQRRERIARLRAERKKGSTSSITEGAVTIDQDPEISIPEEPASGPNTHQNIPNTPQILRISGDETVEILAKDIQDRIMAKSREIAYMAFQPETVSSGPKQPSVHNKDLKEALQDQFDLARSQTNKVINKALQDKFNDRH; translated from the exons ATGCACATAAATTGGCTACTCAGACCCTTATTGCTCGTCACTTCCGGCAACAGCATAGCTGACGAACTTAACTTGGCTTCAGGGCCCTCTGCCTCCGTATATATCGAAAAGGCGTTTGCACCCGCTCAAAATCCAAATACGCAAATGGGCATCTATGACCGCCGCAGACCGGTTGTAATCTGGCATGGACTTGGCGACAACTACAACTCGTCCGGGATTCGGCACATGGAAGAACTCATTGGACAGTTTCACCCGGAGGTGGAGGTTTACCGCATCAGACTTGACAATGATCTGTCTAAAGATGAACAGAGCTCGCTAGTAGGGGATATGAACAAGAATATTCAAAGTGTTTGCGAGCAGATCGGCAACATGctggagttggtggatggGTTTGATGGCCTTGGAAACTCACAAGGAGGCCTTTTTCTTCGGGCTCTTCACGAGCGGTGTGATGCGGTTAATATCCACAATCTCGTGACGTTTGGGTCTCCACACATGGGGGTGATGGACCTACCACTATGCTCAGATCCCCATGACTGGGTGTGTCGCCAGCGGAACAACCTCCTTAAGAAACAGGTGTGGTTTTCTTCAGTGCAACACTCGGTGATACCCGCCCAGTACTTCAGAGATCCCTACGACCTTGAAAAATATATGAAGTACTCGAGTTTCCTCGCAgatatcaacaatgaaCTGCTTGAAACCTATCACTCCAAGTACACACAGAAGATGCGGCAGTTGAATAAGTTTGTATTGGTCCAGTTCCTCGATGACACCACGGTTGTCCCGAAGACGTCTGCCCAGTTTGGAGATATCGACAGGGATACTGGAGCGGTGATTCCTTTAAGGTTCACAGACATGTACAAGTACGATGTGCTTGGGTTGAAGACTCTCGACAAAAAGGGGGCCTTGGAGCTTTTGGATCTCGAAGGCCCACACATGCAACTTACCGACCCGTTCTTGGTGAACATCATTAATGACTACTTGGGCA caacTCGCACCATTGAAAATCTCATTATGACATCTctcgaagaagaagcacGACAACGCAGAGAACGTATAGCACGTCTTCGGGCCGAGCGGAAGAAAGGATCCACCTCCTCCATCACCGAAGGTGCTGTCACTATCGACCAAGACCCAGAAATATCCATTCCTGAGGAACCAGCATCAGGTCCCAACACCCACCAAAACATCCCAAACACTCCTCAGATCCTCCGTATTTCGGGCGACGAGACGGTCGAgatcttggccaaagaTATCCAGGATCGGATAATGGCTAAGTCCCGGGAAATTGCCTATATGGCGTTCCAGCCCGAAACTGTCTCTTCTGGCCCCAAACAGCCGCTGGTGCACAACAAAGACCTAAAAGAGGCACTTCAAGACCAATTTGACCTCGCACGGTCTCAAACCAACAAGGTTATCAATAAGGCACTCCAAGATAAATTCAACGACCGGCACTAG
- the EFM4 gene encoding Protein-lysine N-methyltransferase efm4 (COG:J; EggNog:ENOG503NZEM), translating to MSDIRLNSSKLGTQEYWNTFYEREIGNFEHNEDDTGECWFDDSDAESKMIEFLIQKINDGELPRHYDTLNIIDLGTGNGHLLFQMYDDFEQELDVQVDYNFKGIDYSAESVDFSNKIKSKKYEDQRFEFEQVDLLKKQSDFLDANREKYDILLDKGTLDAIALNQEPVEDLDGKIGMDVYGSQVEKLMHRDSILLITSCNFTEEELVKIITKETELKVWDKITYPVFEFGGVKGSTICSIAFIKE from the exons ATGAGTGATATACGGCTTAATTCATCCAAATTGGGGACACAGGAATA CTGGAACACATTTTATGAACGAGAAATCGGCAACTTTGAACATAATGAAGACGATACAGGAGAGTGTTGGTTCGATGATTCCGATGCAGAACTGAAGATGATTGAGTTTTTGATCCAGAAGATCAATGACGGCGAGCTTCCACGCCATTATGATACTTTAAACATCATAGACTTGGGAACCGGCAACGGCCATTTGTTGTTTCAGATGTATGATGACTTTGAGCAAGAGTTAGACGTGCAAGTCGATTACAACTTCAAGGGCATCGACTACTCTGCCGAGTCAGTGGACTTCTCAAACAagatcaaatccaagaagtATGAAGACCAAAggtttgaatttgaacaagtggacttgttgaagaaacaaagCGACTTTTTGGATGCAAATCGAGAAAAGTACGATATACTTTTGGACAAAGGGACTTTGGATGCTATTGCACTCAACCAAGAACCTGTGGAAGACCTTGATGGGAAAATAGGCATGGATGTGTATGGGTCACAGGTGGAGAAGCTAATGCACAGGGACTCAATACTTTTGATAACGTCGTGTAACTtcactgaagaagagttggtgaagattATTACTAAAGAGACTGAGTTGAAGGTGTGGGATAAGATCACGTACCCGGTTTTTGAGTTCGGAGGAGTCAAAGGTTCGACCATTTGTAGCATAGCATTCATTAAAGAGTAG